In a single window of the Acinetobacter sp. CS-2 genome:
- a CDS encoding Rossmann-like and DUF2520 domain-containing protein, translating into MRISFIGAGRVAHHLAAVLSQNHQIVQICSRTLEHAQTLASQVTAQAIVNIAELEADVDLVIIAVSDQSIAEVIQQVHAQLADVLIVHTSGSTDIQVLAEVHPRAGVFYPLQTFSLAREVDWQATPLFVEATQTNDLAQLTELANSLSSRVYAYTSAQRLSLHLAAVFACNFSNYCYDMAKQVVDAQQVDFSLLYPLILETAQKAVQYDPKQMQTGPAMRGDQNILNMHQQMLDDAKREDLKNIYNLMSQQILQSHHPDESLKLK; encoded by the coding sequence ATGCGAATTAGTTTTATTGGTGCGGGACGCGTGGCGCATCATCTGGCTGCTGTTTTAAGCCAAAATCATCAAATTGTACAGATCTGTAGCCGGACTTTAGAACATGCCCAGACTTTGGCAAGTCAGGTCACTGCACAGGCAATAGTCAATATTGCAGAACTTGAAGCAGATGTGGATTTGGTGATTATTGCGGTGAGCGATCAGTCGATTGCCGAGGTCATTCAACAGGTACATGCACAATTAGCCGATGTCTTGATTGTGCATACCTCAGGCAGTACCGATATTCAAGTTCTGGCAGAGGTTCATCCACGTGCCGGGGTATTTTATCCTTTACAAACTTTTAGCCTGGCCCGCGAAGTGGATTGGCAGGCCACGCCATTGTTCGTGGAAGCTACCCAGACGAATGACCTGGCACAATTGACCGAGTTAGCAAATAGCCTAAGTTCACGTGTCTATGCCTATACATCGGCACAGCGTTTAAGCTTACATCTGGCGGCGGTCTTTGCCTGTAATTTTAGTAATTACTGTTATGACATGGCAAAACAGGTGGTCGATGCGCAGCAAGTCGATTTCTCGCTGCTTTACCCGTTAATTTTGGAGACAGCCCAGAAAGCCGTACAGTATGACCCTAAGCAGATGCAGACCGGGCCTGCAATGCGAGGAGATCAAAATATCCTGAATATGCATCAACAGATGCTGGATGATGCCAAACGGGAAGATTTGAAAAATATCTACAATCTGATGAGTCAACAGATTTTGCAATCGCATCATCCTGATGAGTCACTTAAACTTAAATAA
- the rpoH gene encoding RNA polymerase sigma factor RpoH, with protein MSDSSNQLMPLSLSAPGVNLGAYISTVNQIPILTAEQEKELAERYFYDQDLDAAKMLVMSHLRFVVHIARSYAGYGLPQGDLIQEGNLGLMKAVKRFDPNMGVRLVSFAVHWIKAEIHEYVIRNWRIVKIATTKAQRKLFFNLRSLKKSSKKLTLDEAQSIANDLNVTPEQVLEMEGRLTAYDAAFEAQGDDDDEGSTHVAPALYLEDNRYDPARLAEEDDYEEQSTSALHDAMDQLDDRSRNILQRRWLDDEKSTLHELAAEYNVSAERIRQLEKNAMEKIKVAMSSN; from the coding sequence ATGAGTGACAGCAGCAATCAATTGATGCCCCTGTCATTATCGGCACCAGGGGTAAATCTCGGTGCTTATATAAGTACTGTCAATCAGATTCCTATTTTAACGGCTGAACAAGAAAAAGAGTTGGCCGAACGCTACTTTTATGACCAAGATTTAGATGCTGCGAAAATGCTCGTGATGTCTCATTTACGTTTTGTGGTTCATATTGCCCGCAGTTATGCCGGTTATGGTTTGCCGCAAGGCGACCTGATTCAGGAAGGCAACTTGGGCTTAATGAAAGCAGTGAAACGTTTCGACCCAAATATGGGCGTGCGCTTGGTGTCATTTGCCGTACACTGGATTAAAGCTGAAATTCATGAATACGTGATCCGTAACTGGCGTATTGTTAAAATTGCCACGACCAAAGCACAGCGTAAACTGTTTTTCAATTTACGCAGTTTAAAAAAATCCAGTAAAAAACTCACTCTGGATGAAGCACAATCCATTGCCAATGACTTGAATGTCACACCTGAACAGGTGCTGGAAATGGAAGGCCGCCTGACCGCCTACGATGCTGCTTTTGAAGCGCAAGGCGATGATGACGATGAAGGTTCAACCCATGTTGCTCCAGCCTTATATCTGGAAGATAACCGTTATGACCCGGCACGCCTGGCTGAAGAAGACGACTATGAAGAACAAAGTACTTCTGCCCTGCATGATGCCATGGATCAACTGGATGACCGTTCACGCAACATTTTACAGCGTCGCTGGCTGGATGATGAAAAATCAACCCTGCATGAACTGGCCGCTGAATATAATGTATCTGCGGAACGGATTCGCCAGCTTGAAAAAAACGCCATGGAAAAAATTAAAGTGGCCATGTCTTCCAACTAG
- a CDS encoding glutathione binding-like protein, with protein sequence MKLYYSPGACSLASHIILNEINVDFDLERVDLKTHKTEKGADYYEINPKGYVPALEINPGLILTENVAILPFLAQHDPKQDLIPPSGLGRAKVLEWLGYLNSELHDAYAVFFGAPLEKEAKEKAYAEIDRLLTYIDKVIGESDNDYLVDNNFGPADAYLFVLTNWSNGIEHDLMPYKNIVALRNKVAERQSVQIAMRDEGLIP encoded by the coding sequence ATGAAGCTTTATTATTCTCCAGGTGCATGCTCTTTAGCGTCTCACATTATTTTGAATGAAATTAATGTAGATTTTGACTTGGAACGCGTTGATTTAAAAACACACAAGACAGAAAAAGGGGCTGATTATTACGAGATTAATCCTAAAGGTTATGTTCCGGCTTTAGAAATTAATCCAGGTTTGATCCTTACTGAAAACGTTGCCATTTTACCTTTCCTTGCTCAGCACGACCCTAAACAAGATTTGATTCCGCCATCCGGGCTAGGACGTGCCAAAGTTCTGGAATGGTTGGGATATTTAAACTCAGAATTACATGATGCTTATGCGGTTTTCTTTGGGGCTCCCCTGGAAAAAGAAGCAAAAGAAAAAGCTTATGCAGAAATCGACCGTTTATTGACTTATATCGATAAAGTGATTGGCGAGTCGGATAATGATTATCTGGTGGATAATAACTTTGGCCCCGCAGATGCGTATTTATTCGTATTAACCAACTGGTCGAATGGTATTGAACATGACTTGATGCCCTACAAGAACATTGTTGCCTTGCGTAATAAAGTCGCAGAACGTCAGTCAGTACAGATTGCCATGCGGGATGAAGGTCTCATTCCTTAA
- a CDS encoding OmpA family protein, whose product MNLDLIDLLKQKVSATVLEVETEYLSEKSQALSSFLPILLSIFKSKPEFIVNLQNQLNPRLGDIFIINPSLKQEFLQQISGTVPTETIESTLNRSIAPTLRVLEDEAGSSDSSAITHLIENHWPAVSSALPHWAPALLSALGMDTASGQTLHQVPPVDPYQIIEEKKKSGFLIPLIVFLILAALLAFIFKSCSDKKESTPASGIPAETASSEPAKLQLSTGSTGDLITCQLYSSNANYIDILQQEIKQIFNHNIGCGVENNSRYHSEFIDQDVIPSVLKLLKGVPNVSLTWMGDQLSIQTGHPADAEQLAAQIRPLTKNMTVLTPAGLQSASAVVDPNTAIATGNSNAEQALAEINPEQIRALDIATALNMQIINFATASAEIPDANKSILDQASALIKRAPQVHLTVKGHTDAVGNAEVNKALSQKRAQAVVDYLVKQGVDPAQLQAVGYGSQQPVADNATPEGQFKNRRIEFEVLNTETGVVREVDEQGVNKQ is encoded by the coding sequence ATGAATCTTGATTTGATTGATTTATTAAAGCAGAAAGTATCTGCAACGGTTCTTGAGGTTGAAACCGAATACCTGAGTGAGAAAAGTCAGGCCTTAAGCAGTTTTCTCCCCATTTTATTATCGATTTTTAAATCTAAACCCGAGTTTATTGTAAATTTACAGAATCAATTAAATCCAAGACTGGGCGATATCTTTATCATCAATCCCTCTTTAAAGCAGGAATTTTTGCAACAGATTTCAGGCACGGTGCCGACTGAAACAATCGAATCAACGCTCAATCGTTCTATAGCACCAACTTTGAGAGTACTGGAAGATGAGGCTGGATCTTCCGACTCCAGTGCGATCACACATCTTATTGAAAACCATTGGCCAGCAGTATCCAGTGCTTTGCCACATTGGGCTCCTGCACTCCTCAGCGCTTTAGGGATGGATACTGCATCGGGGCAAACTTTACATCAAGTGCCCCCCGTTGACCCTTATCAGATCATTGAGGAAAAAAAGAAATCAGGTTTTTTAATTCCCTTGATTGTTTTCCTTATTTTAGCTGCGCTATTGGCATTTATTTTTAAGTCGTGTTCAGATAAAAAAGAAAGTACTCCAGCCAGTGGTATACCTGCTGAAACAGCGAGTAGTGAACCGGCAAAATTGCAACTCAGTACCGGTTCGACAGGAGATTTAATCACATGTCAGCTCTATTCCAGTAATGCAAATTATATTGATATTTTACAACAAGAAATTAAACAGATTTTTAATCACAACATCGGTTGTGGTGTAGAAAACAATAGCCGTTATCATTCTGAATTTATCGATCAGGATGTCATTCCAAGCGTATTGAAACTGCTCAAAGGTGTACCTAATGTCTCATTAACCTGGATGGGAGATCAGCTCTCCATTCAGACTGGTCATCCGGCGGATGCTGAACAGCTTGCAGCTCAAATTCGTCCCCTAACGAAAAACATGACTGTACTGACTCCGGCTGGACTGCAGAGTGCATCAGCAGTTGTAGATCCCAATACTGCCATTGCTACCGGTAATAGCAATGCAGAACAAGCATTGGCGGAAATTAATCCAGAGCAGATTCGTGCACTGGATATTGCAACCGCACTGAATATGCAGATTATCAATTTTGCTACCGCAAGTGCCGAGATTCCAGATGCCAATAAATCGATTCTGGATCAGGCTTCTGCCTTGATTAAACGCGCGCCACAGGTCCATTTAACTGTTAAAGGGCATACAGATGCCGTGGGGAATGCAGAGGTGAATAAAGCATTATCGCAAAAACGTGCTCAAGCCGTTGTGGATTACCTAGTCAAACAAGGCGTTGATCCTGCGCAGTTGCAGGCGGTGGGTTATGGTTCACAGCAACCCGTAGCAGATAATGCAACGCCTGAAGGACAATTTAAAAATCGCCGTATTGAGTTTGAAGTATTAAATACCGAAACAGGTGTGGTGCGTGAAGTGGATGAGCAGGGTGTCAATAAGCAGTAA
- the thiS gene encoding sulfur carrier protein ThiS encodes MQIYLNGEEKNTSCTNLLELIQELELEGKRFAVEQNEMIISKSKLAQTPICAEDHIEIIHAVGGG; translated from the coding sequence ATGCAGATTTATTTAAATGGCGAAGAAAAAAACACCTCATGCACTAATTTACTAGAATTAATTCAAGAGCTTGAACTTGAAGGTAAACGTTTTGCTGTAGAACAGAATGAAATGATTATTTCCAAAAGCAAGTTGGCACAGACCCCAATTTGCGCTGAAGATCATATTGAAATTATTCATGCCGTCGGTGGCGGTTAA
- a CDS encoding dihydroorotase: protein MSIVKIENVRVLDPINKTDSVQTVYIENGKRVAETANVTETIDGQGKWLMPTMVDLCARLREPGQQQHGTLKSEGKAARENGILHVFTPPDSKPIVQDNGALIHGLVEKAMLDGGIYLQVIGAQTQGLKGNQPANMAGLKKGGCTAVSNANAPFADDDVVIRTLEYAAGLNMTVVFYAEEPQIAKDGCVHEGFIASRQGLPMIPALAETVAIAKYLLMIEATKVRAHFGLLSCGASVELIRIAKEKGLPVTCDVAMHQLHLTDQLIDGFNSLAHVRPPLRSEQDKNLLRQGVKDGIIDAITTHHEPLSSSAKMAPFAETQPGFTAFDTFVPFGIQLINEGLFEPLEWVHKVTVAPAKVANMLERWTEEAGWVLLDPQLEWTVSKESIISQGKNTPLINQKVVGKVIKTFAA from the coding sequence ATGAGTATTGTAAAAATTGAAAATGTACGTGTCTTGGACCCCATCAATAAAACCGACAGCGTACAGACTGTATATATTGAAAATGGCAAACGGGTTGCTGAAACTGCCAACGTAACTGAAACGATTGACGGGCAAGGTAAATGGCTGATGCCAACTATGGTGGATTTGTGCGCGCGTTTACGTGAACCGGGTCAGCAACAGCATGGGACCTTAAAATCTGAAGGTAAGGCGGCACGTGAAAATGGCATTTTGCATGTATTTACCCCACCAGACTCAAAACCAATCGTGCAAGACAATGGTGCATTAATCCACGGTCTGGTGGAAAAAGCCATGCTGGATGGCGGCATCTATTTGCAGGTGATTGGTGCACAAACGCAAGGTTTGAAAGGCAATCAGCCTGCCAATATGGCTGGCCTGAAAAAAGGCGGCTGTACAGCGGTTTCCAATGCCAATGCGCCGTTTGCTGATGATGATGTGGTGATTCGTACCCTGGAATATGCTGCAGGGCTGAATATGACCGTCGTGTTCTATGCAGAAGAACCACAAATTGCCAAAGATGGCTGTGTACATGAAGGCTTTATTGCATCACGTCAGGGCTTGCCGATGATTCCTGCTTTGGCAGAAACCGTCGCGATTGCCAAATATCTGCTCATGATTGAAGCGACTAAAGTCCGTGCTCACTTTGGCCTGCTGTCTTGCGGTGCTTCTGTGGAACTGATTCGCATTGCCAAAGAAAAAGGTTTGCCAGTAACTTGTGATGTGGCTATGCACCAGTTACATCTGACCGATCAGCTGATTGATGGCTTCAATTCACTTGCTCATGTACGTCCGCCTTTACGTTCCGAGCAAGACAAGAACTTGCTGCGTCAGGGTGTGAAAGATGGCATCATTGATGCGATTACGACTCACCATGAACCACTGAGCAGTTCTGCAAAAATGGCGCCATTTGCTGAAACCCAACCAGGTTTTACTGCATTTGATACATTTGTACCTTTTGGCATTCAACTGATTAATGAAGGTTTGTTTGAGCCTTTAGAGTGGGTACACAAAGTTACCGTTGCACCGGCAAAAGTAGCAAACATGCTAGAACGCTGGACTGAAGAAGCGGGCTGGGTTTTGCTAGATCCTCAACTTGAGTGGACAGTTAGCAAAGAGAGCATTATCTCTCAAGGCAAAAATACCCCGCTGATTAACCAGAAAGTGGTGGGTAAAGTGATTAAAACTTTTGCGGCTTAA
- a CDS encoding thiazole synthase produces MEDTPLIIGSRTFNSRLLVGTGKYKDLAETDLAIQASGAEIVTVAIRRVNIGQHPDQPNLLSVVPPEKYTILPNTAGCFDANSAVRTCMLARELLDGHNLVKLEVLGDEKTLYPNVTETLKAARTLIDDGFEIMVYTSDDPIIAQELESMGCVAIMPLGSLIGSGLGILNPHTISIIKENAKVPVLVDAGVGTASDASIAMELGCDGVLMNTAIAAAQNPILMASAMKKAVEAGREAFLAGRMPRKRMANASSPETGYFFK; encoded by the coding sequence ATGGAAGACACCCCACTTATAATTGGTTCTCGTACTTTTAATTCACGCTTATTGGTTGGTACAGGTAAATATAAAGATTTAGCTGAAACCGATTTAGCCATTCAGGCCAGCGGTGCAGAGATTGTCACAGTCGCAATCCGTCGGGTCAATATCGGACAGCATCCTGATCAGCCGAATTTGCTTTCTGTAGTCCCACCAGAAAAATATACCATTCTACCTAATACCGCAGGCTGTTTTGATGCAAACAGTGCTGTGCGTACCTGCATGCTGGCGCGTGAACTACTGGACGGGCACAACCTGGTAAAACTGGAAGTACTCGGCGATGAAAAAACCCTTTACCCAAATGTTACCGAAACCTTAAAAGCAGCACGTACCTTAATTGATGATGGTTTCGAGATTATGGTCTACACCTCAGATGACCCAATTATTGCCCAAGAATTAGAGAGCATGGGCTGTGTAGCCATTATGCCTCTAGGCAGTCTGATTGGTTCAGGCTTAGGAATTTTAAATCCGCATACCATTTCGATCATTAAAGAAAATGCCAAAGTTCCGGTATTGGTGGATGCCGGTGTCGGTACAGCCAGTGATGCCTCGATTGCCATGGAGCTGGGTTGTGACGGCGTACTGATGAATACCGCCATTGCTGCGGCGCAAAATCCTATCTTAATGGCCTCTGCGATGAAAAAAGCGGTTGAAGCGGGTCGCGAAGCATTCCTTGCAGGCCGTATGCCTCGTAAACGTATGGCCAATGCCAGTTCACCTGAAACCGGTTATTTCTTTAAGTAA
- the trmB gene encoding tRNA (guanosine(46)-N7)-methyltransferase TrmB, with amino-acid sequence MSNDQLDQQVVELDNLNEHREIVTFMRRSSPLNTSQRTALEQYGQLILEYPVGDLRQHFEHPERPLTVEIGFGMGRSLVLMAKANPERNYVGIEVHVPGIAQCVYEAGMAGLTNLRLLDADAIQVLREMPDNSINAIQLYFPDPWQKKRHFKRRFVSHDRMPLVEQKLEMGGTFHSATDWEPYAEWMLDVLDNRPNLENMAGKGNSYPRPDWRPQTKFERRGLEEGHKINDFLFKKIK; translated from the coding sequence ATGTCGAACGATCAATTAGACCAGCAAGTCGTAGAGCTGGACAACTTGAATGAACATCGCGAAATTGTCACTTTTATGCGCCGTTCATCTCCGCTGAATACCTCTCAACGTACTGCGCTTGAACAATATGGTCAGCTAATTTTGGAATATCCGGTGGGTGATTTGCGTCAGCATTTTGAACATCCGGAACGCCCACTTACGGTGGAAATTGGTTTTGGTATGGGTCGTTCACTGGTACTCATGGCAAAAGCCAATCCTGAACGCAACTATGTCGGCATTGAAGTCCATGTTCCAGGTATCGCACAATGTGTGTATGAAGCCGGTATGGCAGGCTTAACTAACTTACGTTTATTGGATGCCGATGCCATTCAGGTGCTTCGTGAAATGCCAGACAACAGTATTAATGCCATTCAGTTGTATTTTCCTGATCCTTGGCAGAAGAAACGTCATTTCAAACGTCGCTTTGTATCACACGACCGTATGCCGCTGGTAGAACAGAAACTGGAAATGGGCGGGACTTTCCACTCAGCAACCGATTGGGAACCTTATGCTGAATGGATGCTGGATGTTTTGGATAATCGTCCAAACCTTGAAAATATGGCCGGCAAAGGCAACAGCTATCCACGTCCAGACTGGCGCCCACAAACCAAATTTGAACGCCGCGGTTTAGAGGAAGGTCATAAAATTAACGACTTCCTGTTCAAGAAAATCAAATAA
- a CDS encoding SulP family inorganic anion transporter translates to MISLKKEQWFSNIRSDVLAGLVVGLALIPESIAFSAIAGVDPQVGLYASFCIAVTIAFFGGRPAMISAATGALALLMITLVKDYGLQYLLAATILTGIIQVIAGYFKVAKLMRFVSQSVVYGFLNALAILIFAAQLPEINKMDSLGYLFMVLGLGIIYLFPYLPKIGKTIPSPLVCIVVLSALAVFLGADMRTVSDLGQFPDTLPIFLIPDIPLNFETLQIIFPYSITLATVGLLETMMTTTVINEVTGTEADRHQECRGQGIANIVSGFMGGMAGCAMIGQSIINVSSGARTRLSTLVAGVFLLCLVVFFKDWLAYVPMAALVAIMVMVAFTTFQWDSVKQFRQHPAAFNVVMIAVVIVVLATHNLALGVLTGVLLSALFIINKLESAVKVVSSCTGDMRYYSIYGQIFFSSSEKFFQFFDFKENVSKVVIDLSHAHVWDITSVNMLNNVVQKFKDQNIEVEVIGLNEASSTLIDQYNQSS, encoded by the coding sequence GTGATTAGCCTTAAAAAAGAACAATGGTTTTCCAATATCCGTAGCGATGTATTGGCCGGATTGGTGGTCGGTTTAGCCTTAATTCCCGAATCTATCGCTTTTTCGGCTATCGCTGGTGTTGACCCGCAAGTAGGCTTATATGCCTCTTTCTGTATAGCGGTAACGATTGCTTTCTTTGGCGGTCGTCCTGCCATGATTTCTGCGGCTACAGGTGCTCTGGCCTTGCTAATGATTACCTTGGTGAAAGATTATGGACTGCAATATTTACTGGCAGCGACGATTTTAACCGGCATCATTCAAGTCATTGCAGGCTATTTTAAAGTCGCAAAACTGATGCGCTTTGTCTCGCAGTCTGTGGTGTATGGTTTTTTAAATGCTCTCGCCATTTTGATTTTTGCCGCACAACTGCCGGAAATTAATAAAATGGATAGCTTAGGCTATTTATTTATGGTGCTGGGACTAGGCATTATTTACCTGTTTCCTTATCTGCCCAAAATTGGCAAAACCATTCCCTCTCCTTTAGTCTGTATTGTTGTGCTGAGTGCTTTAGCAGTATTTTTGGGTGCCGACATGCGTACTGTCAGTGATTTGGGACAGTTCCCCGATACTTTGCCAATTTTCCTGATTCCAGACATTCCGCTGAACTTTGAAACACTACAGATCATCTTTCCTTATTCCATCACCCTTGCTACGGTCGGTTTACTAGAAACCATGATGACCACCACGGTGATTAATGAAGTCACCGGAACGGAGGCTGACCGCCATCAAGAATGTCGTGGCCAAGGAATTGCCAATATTGTCAGCGGTTTTATGGGCGGTATGGCTGGTTGTGCCATGATCGGCCAGTCGATTATTAACGTTTCTTCAGGTGCACGTACCAGACTGTCGACTTTGGTGGCTGGGGTATTTTTACTCTGCCTGGTCGTTTTCTTCAAAGACTGGTTAGCTTATGTGCCGATGGCAGCATTGGTAGCGATTATGGTGATGGTGGCCTTCACCACTTTCCAGTGGGATTCAGTGAAACAGTTCCGTCAGCATCCGGCTGCATTTAATGTGGTGATGATTGCTGTGGTGATTGTAGTACTGGCAACGCATAACCTGGCTTTAGGCGTGTTGACTGGTGTACTGCTGTCTGCGCTGTTTATTATCAACAAGCTGGAAAGTGCGGTGAAAGTTGTATCCAGCTGTACGGGGGATATGCGTTATTACAGCATTTATGGTCAGATTTTCTTTAGCAGTTCGGAAAAATTTTTCCAGTTTTTTGACTTTAAAGAAAATGTTTCCAAAGTCGTGATCGATCTGAGTCATGCCCATGTCTGGGATATTACCTCAGTGAATATGCTGAATAATGTAGTGCAGAAATTTAAAGATCAAAATATTGAGGTTGAAGTGATAGGCTTGAATGAGGCCAGCAGTACCTTGATTGATCAATACAATCAATCCTCATAA
- a CDS encoding lysozyme inhibitor LprI family protein: MKNKDELKNRVVMKLKLLGLISCMLLVSGCDKMQSITGSAVKCDNETTKQLVVESFSKTVSDISAERVKELIDTENVTIDMGKLRSTLQQITFNVNDVRTNNSDPNSKKQYCATEFVVKIPAQMIKDADAARAVYDENNIAQAAVLSDLSFEVNQLKKEIEYLVQPTDDGKKVYVTLENPDALAYFVRDIAVDSLVKTARQNAAEVAKQEEMKRVAEEDAAAKEYQAVLVAEAQTNFDKANENLNLVWNATTKEVRSQLLDEQRIWLKKRTLECKLESSNAENPEIFRLNCETNMTNERTNELRQKIYYLEP, from the coding sequence TTGAAAAACAAAGACGAATTGAAAAATAGGGTAGTTATGAAACTTAAATTATTAGGATTAATCAGCTGTATGTTGCTTGTGTCTGGTTGTGACAAGATGCAATCTATCACTGGTAGCGCAGTAAAATGTGATAATGAAACTACAAAACAGTTAGTTGTTGAAAGTTTTAGTAAGACGGTCAGTGATATTTCCGCAGAGCGTGTGAAAGAGTTAATTGATACTGAAAACGTGACCATTGATATGGGGAAATTACGCAGTACTCTTCAGCAAATCACGTTTAATGTGAATGATGTGCGTACCAATAATTCAGATCCAAATAGCAAAAAGCAGTATTGTGCAACGGAGTTTGTGGTTAAAATTCCAGCGCAAATGATCAAAGATGCCGATGCTGCCCGTGCTGTTTATGATGAAAATAATATTGCTCAAGCAGCTGTATTATCAGACTTATCATTTGAGGTGAATCAGTTAAAAAAAGAAATTGAATATTTGGTTCAACCTACAGATGATGGCAAGAAAGTTTATGTAACTTTAGAAAATCCAGATGCTTTAGCATATTTTGTGCGGGATATCGCAGTCGACTCTTTGGTCAAAACAGCACGACAAAATGCAGCTGAAGTTGCAAAACAGGAAGAGATGAAACGTGTAGCTGAAGAAGATGCAGCTGCAAAAGAGTATCAAGCAGTTTTAGTTGCAGAAGCGCAAACGAATTTCGATAAAGCCAATGAAAACTTAAATCTGGTTTGGAATGCAACCACGAAAGAAGTGCGTAGTCAACTTTTGGATGAGCAAAGGATTTGGCTGAAAAAACGCACGCTGGAATGTAAATTAGAAAGTTCGAATGCAGAGAATCCGGAAATTTTTCGTCTAAACTGTGAAACAAACATGACCAATGAGCGTACCAATGAATTACGTCAAAAAATTTACTATTTAGAACCTTAA
- a CDS encoding class I SAM-dependent methyltransferase has protein sequence MAKDFNSQYVVDGYDLHIRKLIPGYEVVHQQITALLKTYVDEYAHVLIVGCGTGYELGHLVRLFPDWTFTATELSQNMLDKAKHHIHALNALHRVEFVLGDVDQLKTGPSYDAALSILVTHFVNYADKPKFFKAISSRLKSQGIFITFDLTKINSVYELETLKQICEANGLTPAQAAAMVERMEDDFYPLSEQETFEQLKASGFDAVQRFTQILSYQGYMAIKA, from the coding sequence ATGGCAAAGGATTTTAATAGCCAGTATGTGGTAGACGGTTATGATTTACACATCCGTAAGCTTATTCCTGGTTATGAAGTGGTACATCAGCAAATTACGGCTTTATTAAAAACTTATGTGGATGAGTATGCGCATGTGCTGATTGTCGGTTGTGGTACGGGCTATGAACTGGGACATCTGGTCCGGTTATTTCCTGACTGGACCTTTACCGCAACAGAGTTGTCGCAAAACATGCTGGATAAAGCCAAACATCATATCCACGCCTTAAATGCATTGCATCGGGTGGAGTTTGTATTGGGTGATGTAGACCAGTTAAAAACTGGCCCATCCTATGATGCCGCACTTTCCATTCTGGTGACGCATTTTGTCAATTATGCAGATAAGCCCAAGTTCTTTAAGGCTATTTCTTCACGTTTAAAATCGCAAGGAATATTCATAACTTTTGACTTAACCAAAATAAATTCGGTCTATGAGCTGGAAACATTAAAACAGATTTGCGAAGCCAATGGTTTGACCCCCGCACAAGCTGCTGCCATGGTAGAACGCATGGAGGATGATTTTTATCCATTATCGGAGCAGGAAACTTTTGAACAACTGAAAGCGAGTGGTTTCGATGCTGTGCAGCGGTTTACCCAGATTTTATCCTATCAAGGTTATATGGCGATAAAAGCTTAA
- a CDS encoding DUF423 domain-containing protein: MWIAISALNLAFAVMLGAFGAHGLKTRATEAQLAWWHTATDYFFYHALGLLALAILARVIPQLPIKASFILIQVGIFFFCGSLYVMALGLPRGLGAITPIGGALMIAGWLVLAWNAFKYVK, encoded by the coding sequence ATGTGGATTGCAATTTCAGCCCTCAATTTAGCTTTTGCTGTCATGCTCGGGGCTTTTGGTGCGCATGGCTTAAAAACACGTGCAACAGAAGCTCAATTGGCGTGGTGGCATACCGCAACTGATTATTTTTTCTATCATGCGCTTGGACTTTTGGCGCTGGCCATTTTAGCCAGAGTCATTCCTCAACTTCCCATTAAAGCCAGTTTTATCCTGATTCAGGTCGGTATTTTCTTTTTCTGTGGTTCACTCTATGTCATGGCCTTAGGCCTACCCCGCGGTTTAGGAGCCATTACCCCTATTGGCGGCGCTTTAATGATTGCAGGCTGGCTGGTACTGGCATGGAATGCCTTTAAATACGTAAAATAG